The genome window TTCCAGGTTAACACGCCGCCCCACCTGCTTGTTGCCGAGTGTGGTGTGGTGATAGGTATGTTGAATGACGGCCACCCCAAAGGACCGGTCATTCAGACGGCCTACCGTCAGACTGATGCCGTCCACTGCGACCGATCCTTTTTCCACCAATAACGGTCGCAGCGTCTCAGGGTAGGCAACCGAGAACCACCACATCCCCTCGGTCTCCCTGATCTCGTGGATGGTTCCGACCCCGTCGATGTGGCCGGTGACAAAGTGGCCCCCCAGTCGATCGGTCGGCCGGCAGGGCCGTTCCAGGTTCACGGGATCGCCGGCGTGGCGCTCTCCCAGTGTGGTGCGGGCCATGGTCTCCGCGGACAGATCGGCCTCGAACAGGGTAGGAGCCGTCCTCGTGACGGTAAGACAGGTCCCATCGACGGCAATGCTGTCTCCGATCACGAGCGAGGAGACGGTCTGTTGCCCTTTGATGGCGAGCTTCACCGCACCGCCTTCCAGGCGCACCCGTTGGATGTGACCTATCTCTTCGATCAAGCCGGTAAACATTCTGTTGGCCTAACACGCGCCTTCGTGTGTCGGGCGGTATCCCTCAACCAGCAGGTCTTCCCCAAGCTGTTCGATGCGCAGGCGAGACAGCCGTTGGGCTTGACCAATCGATTCAATGCCTGCGCCACCGAGCAGACTGGGTGCGGTCTTGCCCCCGACGAACATCGGCGCCACAAACAGCAGGAACTTGTCGACGATCCGTTCTTCAATCGCGGAGGTAAAGATACCCTCTCCACCCTCAATCATCACGCTGGTGACGTCGCACTCGCCGAGACGTTTCAACAGGTGTTCCAAGCAGACCCGTCCATGGGAACCGCTGACCTCCAGTACCTTCAGCCCGCGACGTTCCAGGGCCCGAATTCGCTCGGCCGGCGTATCAGCGGCGACGGCAACCCAGGTTGCTGATCCGGAGCCGGACTGCAGTACCTGCGCATCCAACGGAAGCGGACTGCGTCCATCCACAATCACTCGAATTGGGTCGCGCCCGCCCCCGGGAAGTCTGGTTGTCAGTCTGGGGTTGTCGCGACGAACTGTGCCGATCCCGACGATCACCGCGTCCACCTGGTCTCGCAGCGCGTGCACACGCTCGCGAGATCGTTCACCGGAGATCCACCGAGCGTCTCCGGTTCGAGTGGCAATCTTGCCGTCAAGGCTGACGGCTGCCTTCAGGATGACGAACGGCGTGCGGCAGGTAATGAATTTTGTAAAGGCCTCGTTGAGGCGCATCGCCTGTTCGGCAAAGAGCCCCAGTTCGGAAATCATAATCCCCGTGTCTCGCAGTGTCTGCGCGCCTTTGCCGGAGACGAGCGGGTTGGGGTCCATGATCGGTAGAACCACCCGTCGGATGCCGGCCTGAACGATCAGATCGGTGCAGGGCGGCGTCCGACCGT of Candidatus Methylomirabilis lanthanidiphila contains these proteins:
- a CDS encoding riboflavin synthase subunit alpha; this translates as MFTGLIEEIGHIQRVRLEGGAVKLAIKGQQTVSSLVIGDSIAVDGTCLTVTRTAPTLFEADLSAETMARTTLGERHAGDPVNLERPCRPTDRLGGHFVTGHIDGVGTIHEIRETEGMWWFSVAYPETLRPLLVEKGSVAVDGISLTVGRLNDRSFGVAVIQHTYHHTTLGNKQVGRRVNLETDLLGKYVVRYLEGLGPLTQKMPLTEVRLQELGFS
- a CDS encoding 5-amino-6-(5-phosphoribosylamino)uracil reductase, translated to MFTPNDVRFMQRAMALAVKGRGRTSPNPMVGAVVVQHDRIVGEGYHARAGEPHAEVIALEEAAVAARGADLYVTLEPCCHYGRTPPCTDLIVQAGIRRVVLPIMDPNPLVSGKGAQTLRDTGIMISELGLFAEQAMRLNEAFTKFITCRTPFVILKAAVSLDGKIATRTGDARWISGERSRERVHALRDQVDAVIVGIGTVRRDNPRLTTRLPGGGRDPIRVIVDGRSPLPLDAQVLQSGSGSATWVAVAADTPAERIRALERRGLKVLEVSGSHGRVCLEHLLKRLGECDVTSVMIEGGEGIFTSAIEERIVDKFLLFVAPMFVGGKTAPSLLGGAGIESIGQAQRLSRLRIEQLGEDLLVEGYRPTHEGAC